CAGGCCCAGCACCGGGAAGGCGACAGCCCAGACCAGCAAGGCGCTGAAGAACGCCTGTTTAAGATTTTTGTTCATACTTTTTCAACCTCCGGACGGCCGAGGATGCCGGTCGGACGGAACAACAGCACCAGAACCAACAGGCCGAATGCCACGACGTCCTTGTACTGGTCACCGAAGATATCGGCGCCAAAGGCTTCAGCCACCCCCAGCACCAGCCCGCCGAGCATGGCGCCCGGAATGCTGCCGATGCCGCCCAGCACAGCCGCGGTAAAGGCCTTCAGGCCCACCAGGAAACCGGCGTTGGGGTTGATCACCCCGTACTGCATGCTCAGCAGCACGGCCGCCACGGCCGCCAGGGCGGCACCGATGACGAAGGTCAGGGCGATGATGTTGTTGGTGTTGATGCCAAGCAGGTTGGCCATCTTGATGTCTTCGGCGCAGGCCCGGCAGGCCCGGCCCAGACGCGAGCGGGAGATGAACAGGGTCAAACCGGTCATGGCCACCAGGGTGACTACGAAAACCAGGATCTGCATGTAGGAGATCAGCACTTCCTCTGCGCCGCCCGGGCCGAAGGAGATACTCCCAGGGATCAGGTTGGGGATGGACTTGTCCTTGGAGTCCTGGGATAGCAATACGGTGTTTTGCAGGAAAATCGACATACCGATGGCAGAAATCAGCGGGATCAACCGGTTGCTGTTACGCAACGGACGGTAGGCGACCCGTTCGATACTGTAGCCATAGGCACTGGTAACGAAGATCGTGGCGACGAAGGCGACGGTCATCAATATCGGCAGTGAATCGATCCCCATCATGGCCAGGCCCGCAAGGGCGATGAAGGCCACGTAGGAACCGATCATGTACACCTCGCCATGGGCGAAGTTGATCATTCCAATGATGCCGTAAACCATTGTGTAGCCAATGGCTATCAAGGCATAGGTGCTGCCAATGGTCAGGCCATTAACCAGCTGTTGGAAGAAGTGATAGATCTCAGGCATTACAGCGCTCCTAAAAACCTGATACGCATTTCACTGGTGGGGATGCCCCCGGCCTGGTCTTGTGGTCTTGGCCACTTCGGCACAGGCAACTGCCAGCGAACCGCTGGTGACGGTTTTAAGATTTTCAGGTGAACCTGCTCCCGGATCGCGGGAATCAGGCCCATGAACCTCGTAAAACAAAGCCCACTGCTCGCACAGTGGGCTTGTAGTCATATAGTCAGACGGGATTACTGAGGGGAAACTTCGGTTTTAGGTTTGCCGAAATGCCATTCGTAGACCACGAATTTGAAGTCTTTCAGGTCGCCTTTGGCGTCGTACGACAGGTCGCCGGTCGGGGTCTTGAAGGTGCCGGCATGGATGGCTGCAGCCACTTTATCGGTGTCTTCGGACTTGGCCGCCTTGATGCCTTCGGCGATCAGCTCGACAGCCGAGTAGGCCGGGAACACGAACGGGCCGCTTGGGTCTTTGCCGTCAGCCTTGATGGCATCGGCGATGGCCTTGTTCGCAGGGTCGGCGTCGAAGGATTTCGGCAGGGTCACCAGCAGGCCTTCGGAAGCGCCTTGGGCGATCTGCGAGATGGAGTCGTTACCGACACCTTCAGGGCCCATGAACTTGGCGTTCAGGCCTTTCTCCTTGGCTTGGCGCAGGATCAGGCCCAGCTCCGGGTGGTAGCCGCCGTAGTAGACGAAGTCGACATTGGCTTGCTTGAGCTTCTGGATGATCGAGGAGAAGTCCTTGTCGCCGGCGTTCAGGCCTTCGAACACGGCAACCTTGACACCTTTACCTTCGAGGGTGGTTTTGACCGCGCTGGCGATGCCTTCACCGTACTGCTGTTTGTCGTGCAGTACCGCAACCACTTTCGGTTTCACATGGTCGGCAATGTAGTTGCCAGCCGCAGGGCCCTGGGCGCTGTCCAGGCCGATGGTGCGGAAGATCAGCTTGTAGCCGCGGGAGGTGATTTCCGGGCTGGTGGCAGCCGGGGTGATCATGATCACGCCTTCGTCTTCGTAGATGTCGGACGCAGGCTGGGTGGAGCTGGAGCACAGGTGGCCGACTACGTACTTGACGCCGTCGTTGACCACTTTGTTGGCGACTGCCACGGCCTGTTTAGGGTCGCAGGCGTCATCGTATTCCTTGGCTTCAAGCATCTTGCCGTCGACGCCGCCCTTGGCGTTGATGTCCTTGATGGCCTGTTTTGCACCGATGAACTGCATGTCGCCGTACTGAGTGACCGGGCCGGTTTTCGGGCCGGCGATGCCGATCTTGATGGTATCGGCTGCAAACGAATGGCTGGCAACCCCGGCCAGAACCATTGCGGCAAACAGTTTGGAAATCTGCTTAGTAGCCTTACTCATAGTGCTCCACTCATTCTGTTGTAATTTTTATAGTCCTGGCGGCCAGAGCTTGAGGACCGGATCAGGTTCCATGAGAGGCCACGCCTCGTCACGGACCCGGATAACCCCCGGAACGGCCCTGGCAACTGTACCGGTACAGTGTAGAGCGCTGCTTTGTCGCTTGAAAAGCAGGCCCGCCGGGGCAAAAACCAGGGGTGTCGCCTAATCGACAGAAAGTTATAGAAAAACGCCGTTGTTTTGCCAGTTTCTCTGGTCAAACCCGGGCATTTACCACCTTGTCGATCAATTACTTATTTTGAAACTGGGTTTTTCTGCAAAAATACCGACCTTTATCGCGGTCGAATTATTTCTGGTAGGAACCCATGACAGATCAACCAAGCACCCTCTATGCCAAATTGCTCGGCGAGACAGCAATAATCGAGTGGAAAGCGCTGGAGCGTTTTTGGGCCAAGGGTGACCTGATTTGGGTCGAGCCGACCCTGGACCTGATCGATGTTGCACAGGCAATGGCCGAAAACCGTAGCGAAAGCGTCGCTGCATGGCGTAATGCTGGCACTGTCGGAGCGGTCACTGCAGAGCAGGCACTAGACCTTCAGAGCCGCGATCCAGAGATCTGGGCCGTGGTGGTCTCGCCGTTTATTGTGATTCAGGAAAAGACCAACGGCTGATCACGCGCCAAAATGGTGCGTGAAAATGCACAGCGGGATGGTTTTGGTGCGCGGGACTGTTCAGCCGGGGTGGCTGTTGGTAACAGTTGGGTGTGCCAAGGCAGTGCGGTAACAGTCTGATCGCGGGGCAAGCCTGCTCCTACCGATGTAGGAGCGGGCTTGCCCCGCGATGCTTTCAATCAGTAATCCACTTTGCCGGTATGGCTGTTCAACGAGATCACCCGGGTCTTGCCGATGCGGTGACGGTAGATTTCACGCAGGTATTTCACCGCTTTCTTCACGCATTCGCGTGACAGCCGGATGTCATTGATCGAGACGAACTTGCTCTTGTCGTTGATCAGCTCGCGGTATTTCTTTTCGTACATCGGTTTGATCGCGTACCAGTTGGTATCGAGGATCTTCGCCGGGTTCTCGAACTCGTTGAGCAGGTCATCGATGCGGTCTTCATCGAAGGCATCGCTGGTGATGAACTCAAGGATGGCATTGTCCAGGGTATCGTCGAAGCGGTACGGGTTACGCGCAAAACAGCGCTTGATAAAGGCCACGATCAGGGTCAGGAAGTCGTCCGACAGGCACGGGCTCTTGGCGATCAGGGTGGTCAGCGACAGGTTCGCCGAGGCACCGATCACCAGCGCATAGCGCTTGAGCGTGGTGTTGGGGAACAGGCTGTTGAGGTGAGTCTTGAGCCGGTTCAGGTCCATGTACGACAGCTTGTAGTCCTTGGGCAGCGACACGATCGACACCACCGACGAGCAGTTCTTGAAAAAATGCAGGTCGTGCAGCGCCGCCGCGTCGTAGCCGGAGGCCTGGTATTGCTCAAGGGCGGCGCGGTAGCGGCGGGATTCAATCGGCAGCAGGCTGATGCCTTCGATCGCCTGGGTCACCTTGTTGAAGTGCGGCAGGTCGATGGAGCGGAAGAACAGGTCGTCGATGTTCAGCCGCGGCTGCTCTTTCTCGAACACCTTGAATTTGTCCGAGCTGGGCGAGGGCTGTTCCGGCACTACCGATTCGGCGTAGGCGATGGCCACGGGGCCTGCCAGGCTCATGAACAGGTCGTTGGCATCCAGGCGGATGGTTTCGCCGATGTCGATGCCGGCACGACGGAAGTAGTTCTGGTCGTAGTCGGTGGTCACTGCCTGGGCGGTGAGGATGTTGAAGATCTGCTGGGAGATGTACTGGTTGGCGTGCTTCTCCATGGCGTTGACGTCGATGTTCTGGATGTTGCCGTCATCGTTCTCTTCGGCGTAGCGCATGATGTCGTTGGAGATCAGCATCATGGCGTTCCAGGGGCGGATGCGGCCCATGACGCTGGCCTCGCTGCTGTCTTCATTGTCGAAGTTGTACGAGAAATCCCATTCCTCGGACAGGTACTTGCACAACAACCGGCCGGCGTTGATGTGCAGGGCTTCGGACATTTCGCTGCGATGATCGGAGATGTTCGGCAGCACGCAGATACCGCTGGTGAAGATCGGCTCGAAGACGAACGAATGACCGCTCTTGCCATCGTTTTCGTCGGCCGGCTTGGTGTCGAAAGTCTTGTTCATGTACGAATATTGCTGGGCCAGGCCGAACTCCGAAGCCATGCCCGAGCCGGTACCGCCACCGGCGCTGAAGATGTAGAAATACAGGCGTGACTGGTTGGCCTTGATCCCGCAGGAGTCGATCAGGTACGAGTGGATCAGCTTCCAGTCGGCGCTGGAGAAGCGGTGGGTTTCCTTGTTGAGGATGATCTTGGCCAGGTACTGGCCGAGGATCGGCGCGTTACCGGCGCCACCGGCATGGACTTCCGACAGGTCCATGATTTTCATCTTGCTGTAGTCGCGGATAAAACCGCTCTTCTCACCCTTGCGCGAAAAACGGATGCGTCCGGCGATGTCCTTGTCGAGGTCGCCGAGCATCACCAGCGGCTCTACCAGGAACACCGGCTTGGTGCCCTTGTTCTGCACCAGGCGCAGGTTGTTGCGAATCCAGCGCGCCGGGCTGTAGTTCGGTTCGCTGCCGGCGCGGTCTTCGTTGTTGAATTCGTTGAGGTAGAAGGTCCTGGCGTTGTATACAAGTTCTGCGACATCCAGGGCGATGTTCGAGCCACAACGGCCCAGGCCAATCAGGCACACCGAGGGGAACTGCTGGTCCAGGCGCAGCTGGGTGTCGTCTTCGACATGCACGCTGGGCGGGAACACCAGGTCACGCAGGCCATCGAGGTTGTCGAGGATGCGCTGGATATCGGTTTCGGTGAAGTACAGGTACTGCTGCGGGTTGAGCGCCCGCGGGCTGTAGTAGCTCGAGCCGGGAGCGCTGTACGCGGGAGTGGGGGATGTCAGCTCGGAAACCGCGTTGGCAGAAGTAGTCTTGGAGGTCATTTTGCGCCATTTGCCTGGGGGTGGGTGGCTGTTCTAGTAGGTAGCATAGAGCCATCACTGGATGAGGTTCGCGACTGTATCAGTGCGCATTTGGCGTGGGCGATAGGGGTTAACCCGATGCCTGTGTAGGAGTTTTCCTTGCCACGCCTGCAAACTGAATCGTCCGATCAGTCAACTTCTTTAATCTGTCTGGAGCTGTACATGAGCACTGCACGTCCTTCGTTGGGGTTTGCCGGTATCGGGCTGATGGGCTTGCCCATGTGTCGGCGGTTGCTGGCCGCAGGTTATCCGCTGACGGTGTGGAACCGCTCGGCGGACAAATGCGCCGAATTGGTCAAGGCCGGTGCCCGCCAGGTGGCGACTCCGGCCGAGCTGTGCCAGCACGCCGAGGTGCTGATGCTGTGCCTGGCCGACACGGCGGTGGTGCGCGAGGTGGTGTTTGGTGAGCAGGGCATTGCTGGCGCAGGCAAGGCCGGCCAGTTGCTGGTGGATTTTTCCAGCCTCGAGCCGACCGCTACCCGTGAGATGGCCAGCGAACTGGCGGCGAAAACCGGCATGCACTGGCTCGACACCCCGGTCTCCGGCGGCACGCCAGGCGCCGAAGCCGGCACTTTGGCGATCATGGCCGGTGGTGAGGCGGCCGACCTTGAGCGCGTGCGCCCGCTGTTGTTGACCCTTGGTCAACGCGTGACCCACATGGGGCCGGTCGGGGCAGGGCAGGTAACCAAGGCCTGCAACCAGATGATCGTTGCCTGCAATGCGCTGGTGATTGCCGAGGTGGTGGCGCTGGCCGAGCAATCAGGCGTCGACGCCAGCCTGATCGCCGAGGCCCTGGCGGGTGGTTTCGCCGATTCAAGGCCGCTGCAGATCCTGGCCCCGCAAATGGCCGCCAGTCGCTTCGAGCCGGTGAAGTGGCACGTGCGCACCTTGCTCAAGGATCTGGATAGCGCGGTGAAATTTTCCCGCGAACAGGGTTCGTCGACCCCGATCAGCGGCCTGGCCGCCCAACTGATGCGCTTGCATGGTAGCCAGGGCTATCTGCAAAAAGATCCGGCGACACTGATTGATCTGTACCGGCGTAAGGATTGATGCTGCTCAGCGCCTGTTCATGGCGCTGGTTGAGTTCGCCCAGGATCGGCCGCAGTTCACCCAGTGGCACGGGCCGGCTGAGCAGGTAGCCCTGGAGGTAATCGCAGCCTTGCTGGGCGAGGAACTGGTACTGTTCGGTGGTTTCAACGCCTTCGGTGATCACCTGCAGGTGCAGGGTGTGGGCCATGACGATGATGGCCTGGACGATTTCCATGTCCTGGCGGCAACGCGGTACATCCTGAATGAACGAGCGATCGATCTTCAGGGTGTCCAGCGGCAAGCGCTTGAGGTAGGCCAGTGACGAGTAGCCGGTGCCAAAGTCATCGATCGACAGCGACACGCCCTGGGCGCGGATGCGCTTGAGCAGGGCGATGGTGTTGTGAATGTTGCCCATCAGCGCGTTTTCGGTGACTTCCAGCTCCAGCTGGCGCGCCGGAATGCCGGCCTGACGCAGGGCATCTTCGACTTCCTGGGCCAGTTCTTCGCGGGCCAGGGTCAACGCCGAGCAGTTGACGGTCACCTTGAGCCCGTCGTAACCGTGGCGGTTGAGCTGGGCCAGGTCTTCGCAGGCATGGCGCAACACCCATAGGTCGAGTTCGGCGATCAGGCCGTTGGCTTCGGCAATGCCGATGAAGCGGTCCGGGCTGAGCAGCCCGTGCTGTGGATGTTGCCAGCGCACCAGGGCCTCGAGCTTGGCCACCTGGCCGCTGTGAAGGTCGAAAATCGGTTGGTAGTGGATGCGCAGGCCACGTTCTTCGAGCAGGGCGATGCGCAGTTCTTCTTCCAGTTGCAGCTCGAGGGTGGCGCGGGTTTTCAGGTTGCTGTTGAAGAAGTTCAGGTTGTTGCGCCCGCAACCCTTGGATTGATACAGGGCCAGGTCGGCGTTTTTCAACAGCTCGTCACAACTGCGGCCATCATCGGGGAACACGCTGATACCAATGCTGGTGGTCATGACCATGCGCCGACCGGCCAGGTCGATCGGCTCCTTCATCTTCTGCATGATGCGCTGGGCCAGGTGCCGGGCCTCATCGCGGCTGTGCAGGGCGGTGAGGATGCAGAACTCGTCGCCACCGAAACGGGCGACCACGTCCTGGCTGCGGGTGGCGGTCTTGATGTGCGCGGCAATCACCTTGAGCAACTCGTCGCCTGCATCATGGCCGAGGCTGTCGTTGATGCGCTTGAAGTGATCGATGTCGAGGAACATCACCGCCAGCATGCCGTCATTGGCGGTTTGCTCGGCCAGGCGCTCGGCGAACACCTGGTTGAAGCCGCGGCGGTTGACCAGGTTGGTCAGGGCGTCGTAGTGGGCGGCCTGCTGCAAGGACACCCGGGCCTGGTCGAGCTGGCTGAGCAGCACGTTGACCCGGCGCAGGTCGTGCTCCTTGCTTTGCAGCTTCTTGTCCGAGAGCGCGGCGCTGATGCTGCTGGCGCTGATCAACAGGGTAATGAAGGCGATGGTCAGGCTCAGTTGCAGGCTGTTGTCGCTGACCGGCAGCGACAGCGCGGTGTCCGCGGGTAGTACCAGGGTCAAGGCGGCCATGCCCAGCAGATGGGTCGCGACAATGCCGCCGGCCATCAGCAGGCTGGCGCCGTATTTCATCAGTTGAAAGAGGGTGCCGCTGCCATTGCGCAAATAACGGGCGAACAGCAGCGCCGCGAGGCTGGTGGCGATGGCGGCAGCGACCGAGGCGGCGAACAGGTCGGGGCGATAGAACTGCTGGGCGCTGGAGCGCATGGCGGCCATGCCGGTGTAGTGCATGGCAATGATCCCCAGGCCGAAGCACACCGCCGCTTGCAGGTAGTGGCGCGGCAGCAGTTGCTGGCGGCTCAGGGTATTCATGGCCATCCAGCCGGCCAGCAGCATGATCAGCAGCGAGACCCCGGTCAGGGCCACGTCGTAGTGAACCTCCAGCGGCGTTTGCAGGGCCAGCATGCTGATGAAGTGCATGGCCCAGATGCCGCCAGCCAGACAGCAGGCGCCGAGCAAGCGCCATTGCCGCTGGGCCGCGGGTTGCTCGACGTGGCTCAGGCGCTCGGCCATGTCGAGGGTGGCGAAGCTACCGGCACAGGCGATCAGAAAGGCAAGCAGCACCAGGTAGGGGTTGTGCCTGCAATCGAGAAGGATCTGTCCGGTTGCCGGAAGTTCGGCGAGCATTTGCAGCCCCAGCCACTCCATAGCATGCCTCTTTTTCGAGTTGGCACTCGTCCCCCTATAGCCCGCTTGGAGACCGTTGTGCAGGAGTATAGGAACTCAGCATTAGTCCATCCTGAATAATGGCATATTGATTCCTACGATTTGGTCATTGAACCAATAGCGCCAGGTTCTAAAACTGCAAATGGTTACAATTACCCGGTATCAGTCCGGTCAATGGTGGCAGACAGATCGGCAAGTGCCCTCTAGATTCAGTTCGGCGTGCTGGAAAGCCCCGAACAATAATAACGAGGGACTGATCGATGCAGAGCTCCACTCAAGCGGCCAACGCCTGGCGAATCCTGTTCCTGCTGTTTCTGGCCAACCTGTTCAACTTCTTCGACCGCACCATTCCCGCCATCATCATCGAGCCGATCCGCCTGGAATGGCACCTGAGCGACTTTCAGATCGGCTTGATCGGTACCGCCTTCACCCTGGTCTATGCCATTGCCGGCCTGCCGCTGGGGCGCCTGGCCGATAACGGTTCACGCAGCAAACTGATGGGGTGGGGGCTGATGGCCTGGAGCGGGTTGACAGCGGTCAATGGCATGGTCGGCAGCTTCTGGAGCTTTTTGCTGGTGCGCATGGGCGTAGGCATCGGTGAGGCCAGCTATGCGCCAGCCGCCAACTCACTGATCGGCGACCTGTTCCCCGCCGAGAAGCGCGCGCGGGCCATGGGCATCTTCATGCTCGGCCTGCCGTTGGGCCTGTTGCTGGCGTTCTTCACCATCGGCGCGATGGTGCAGGCCTTTGACAGCTGGCGGGCGCCGTTCTTTATCGCCGCAGTGCCCGGGTTGTTGCTGGCGCTGTTCATGTTCATGATCCGCGAGCCGGCGCGCGGCGCGGCGGAGTCGGTGGCGATCTCCCAGGCGCCCGTGGACCGGCCGTTGCGCCGGGTTCTGAGTGTGCCGACCTTCTGCTGGCTGGTGCTTGCGGGCCTTACCTTCAACTTCGCCACCTACGCCTGCAACTCGTTCATGGTGCCGATGCTGCAGCGTTACTTTTTGCTCTCGCTGCAGCAGGCCGCGGTGGCCACCGGGGTCATTGTCGGCCTGACCGGGCTGGTTGGCCTGACCCTTGGCGGCTGGATTGCCGACAAGGTACACCAGCGCTTTGCCAACGGGCGCTTGTTGTTCGGTGCCCTGAGCATGCTGATCGCCACCCTGGCCACCGCCTGGGCACTGCATGCCGGGCGGATCGAGATCGGCGTGTTCGTGGCGGTGTTCGGTGTCGGCTGGTTGTTTGCCTACAACTTCTATACCTGTGTCTACACCGCGATTCAGGATGTGGTGCAGCCGCGTCTGCGGGCCACGGCCATGGCGCTGTTCTTTGCCGGGCTTTATCTGCTCGGTGGCGGCCTGGGGCCGGTGGTGGTGGGGGCGCTTTCGGACCATTTTGCCGTGGCGGCCATGCAGGCAGCGGGGGCGGTGCAGATGAGCGAGGCATTCAAGGCTGAAGGCCTGCACGGGGCGATGTACCTGATACCGGTGGCGTTGATGTTGACGCTGGTGTTCCTGCTGCTGGCCTCGCGGTGCTTCAGCCGGGATGCGCAGAGGATGCGCGAGGGGATGGTGGCTGATAGTGAGGAGGCAGCGGGCAAGCTTGCACAAGCCTGAGGGACCTCATCGCCAGCAAGGCTGGCTCCCACAGGGTTCGATCTTTGCCAACAGATCCTGTGGGAGCTGGCTTTGCCAGCGATGAATACGACGCGGTTTATCCGGCCACCAGCACCCGAATCGCTTCCAGGCGCAGCGCCGCTTTATCAAGCATCGCCAGGCCTTGTTCGCGCTGCTTGCGCAGGGCGTCGATTTCGCTGTCGCGAACGGTCGGGTTGACCGCTTGCAGGGCGATCAGGCGCGCCAGCTCTTCATCGGTTTGCGCCGCCAGCCGGCGTTGGGCTTCGGCGACACGTTCGGCATGGCGCGGCATGATCTTGGCTTCGCCGTCGTTGATCCGCGGCGCCAGCACGTCGCGCTGGGCCTGGATGAACTTGTTGGCGCTGGCCTTGGGCACGCTCTCGAGCTGGTCGTTGAGGGTCTCGAAGGACACCCGCGAAGCCAGGTCGTTGCCGTTGGTGTCGAGCAGGCAGCGCAGCGCGGCCGGCGGCAAGTACCGGCCCAGCTGCAGGGCGCGCGGAGCCACCACTTCACTGACGTACAGCAGCTCCAGCAGCACGGTGCCGGGCTTGAGCGCCTTGTTCTTGATCAGCGCCACCGAAGTGTTGCCCATCGAACCGGACAGCACCAGGTCCATGCCGCCCTGGACCATCGGGTGCTCCCAGGTGATGAACTGCATGTCTTCACGCGACAGCGCCTGGTTGCGGTCGTAGGTGATGGTCACGCCTTCGTCGTCGCCCAGCGGGAAGCTGGCGTCGAGCATTTTTTCGCTCGGCTTGAGGATCAGGGCGTTTTCCGAGTGGTCTTCACTGTCGATGCCAAACGCGTCGAACAGGGTTTCCATGTAGATCGGCAGGGCGAACTGGTCATCCTGCTCAAGGATCGCCTCGACCAGCTCCTGGCCTTCACCGGCGCCACCGGAGTTGAGCTCCAGCAAACGGTCGCGACCGCTATGCAGCTCGGCTTCGAGGCGCTCGCGTTCGGCATGGGCCTCGTCGACCAGCGCTTGCCACTCATCGTCATCGCCGCTTTCGAGCAGCGGCAGCAGGCGCGGGCCAAACTGGTGCTGCAGGGCGTTGCCGGTCGGGCAGGTGTTGAGGAAGGCGTTCAGGGCCTGGTTGTACCACTGGAACAGGCGCTCTTGCGGGCTGTTCTGCAGGTGCGGCACGTGCAGCTCGATGGTGTGCTTCTGGCCGATGCGGTCCAGGCGGCCGATACGCTGCTCGAGCAAGTCCGGGTGGGCTGGCAGGTCGAACAGCACCAGGTGGTGGGCGAACTGGAAGTTGCGGCCTTCACTGCCGATTTCCGAGCAGATCAGCACCTGGGCGCCGAATTCTTCGTCGGCGAAGTAGGCCGCAGCGCGGTCGCGCTCAAGAATGCTCATGCCTTCATGGAACACCGTCGCGGGGATACCGGAACGCACGCGCAGGGCGTCTTCCAGGTCCATGGCGGTTTCGGCGTGGGCGCAGATCACCAGGACCTTGACCCGCTTGAGCATCTTCAGGGTGTCGATCAGCCAGTCGACCCGAGGGTCGAAGCGCCACCAGCGCTCTTCTTCGCTGCCTTCGCTCTGGGACTGGAAAGCAACCTCAGGGTACAGCTCGGCGTGCTCGCCCAGCGGCAGCTCCATGTACTGGTCGGGGTTGGGCAGCGGGTAGGGGTGCAGGTTGCGCTCAGGGAAACCCTGGACCGCCGCGCGGGTGTTACGGAACAGCACGCGGCCGGTGCCGTGGCGGTCGAGCAACTCGCGAATCAGGCGGGCGCTGGCCTGGGTATCGCCATCGTTGACCGCAGCCAGCAGGGCTTCGCCTTCGGCACCGAGGAAACCCTCGATGGTGGCGTGGGCCTTGGGCGACAGGCGGCCTTCGTCGAGCAGCTCCTGGACCGCTTCGGCTACCGGGCGATAGTGCTCGCTTTCGGCGCGGAACGCGGCCAGGTCGTGGAATCGGTTCGGGTCGAGCAGGCGCAGGCGCGCGAAGTGGCTGTCCTGGCCCAGTTGCTCCGGGGTCGCGGTGAGCAGCAGCACGCCGGGGATGACCTCGGCCAGTTGCTCGACCAGGGCGTACTCGGGGCTGACCTGGTCTTCATGCCAGACCAGGTGGTGCGCCTCGTCGACCACCAGCAGGTCCCAGCCGGCGGCAAACAGCGCGTCCTGGGCCTTTTCGTCTTCAGTCAGCCATTCCAGGGCAACCAGCGCCAGTTGGGCATCCTCGAAGGGGTTGCTGGCGTCGCTTTCGATAAAGCGCTCGGCATCGAACAGCGCGACCTGCAGGTTGAAGCGCCGGCGCATTTCCACCAGCCACTGGTGCTGCAGGTTCTCCGGGACCAGGATCAGCACACGGCTGGCGCGGCCCGAGAGCAACTGGCGATGGATCACCAGGCCGGCTTCGATGGTCTTGCCCAGGCCTACTTCGTCGGCCAGCAGAACCCGCGGGGCGATACGGTCGGCCACTTCACGGGCGATATGCAACTGGTGGGCAATCGGTTGCGCGCGGGTGCCGCCCAGGCCCCAGAGCGACGACTGCAACTGACGGCTGGTGTGCTCGAGGGTGTTGTAGCGCAACGAGAACCACGGCAGCGGGTCGATCTGCCCGGCGAACAGGCGGTCACTGGCCAGGCGGAACTGGATGAAGTTCGACAGCTGGGTTTCCGGCAGGGTACGCGCCTGGTTCTGCGCGTCGAGGCCGTGATAGACCAGCAGGCCGTCGACATCCTCGACCTCGCGCACGGTCA
This portion of the Pseudomonas sp. SORT22 genome encodes:
- the rapA gene encoding RNA polymerase-associated protein RapA, translated to MAQQYQPGQRWISDSEAELGLGTVLAQDGRLLTVLYPATGDTRQYSLRNAPLTRVRFSPGDQITHFEGWKLTVREVEDVDGLLVYHGLDAQNQARTLPETQLSNFIQFRLASDRLFAGQIDPLPWFSLRYNTLEHTSRQLQSSLWGLGGTRAQPIAHQLHIAREVADRIAPRVLLADEVGLGKTIEAGLVIHRQLLSGRASRVLILVPENLQHQWLVEMRRRFNLQVALFDAERFIESDASNPFEDAQLALVALEWLTEDEKAQDALFAAGWDLLVVDEAHHLVWHEDQVSPEYALVEQLAEVIPGVLLLTATPEQLGQDSHFARLRLLDPNRFHDLAAFRAESEHYRPVAEAVQELLDEGRLSPKAHATIEGFLGAEGEALLAAVNDGDTQASARLIRELLDRHGTGRVLFRNTRAAVQGFPERNLHPYPLPNPDQYMELPLGEHAELYPEVAFQSQSEGSEEERWWRFDPRVDWLIDTLKMLKRVKVLVICAHAETAMDLEDALRVRSGIPATVFHEGMSILERDRAAAYFADEEFGAQVLICSEIGSEGRNFQFAHHLVLFDLPAHPDLLEQRIGRLDRIGQKHTIELHVPHLQNSPQERLFQWYNQALNAFLNTCPTGNALQHQFGPRLLPLLESGDDDEWQALVDEAHAERERLEAELHSGRDRLLELNSGGAGEGQELVEAILEQDDQFALPIYMETLFDAFGIDSEDHSENALILKPSEKMLDASFPLGDDEGVTITYDRNQALSREDMQFITWEHPMVQGGMDLVLSGSMGNTSVALIKNKALKPGTVLLELLYVSEVVAPRALQLGRYLPPAALRCLLDTNGNDLASRVSFETLNDQLESVPKASANKFIQAQRDVLAPRINDGEAKIMPRHAERVAEAQRRLAAQTDEELARLIALQAVNPTVRDSEIDALRKQREQGLAMLDKAALRLEAIRVLVAG